DNA from Toxoplasma gondii ME49 chromosome X, whole genome shotgun sequence:
CGGAATGTCGGAATGCCACTTTCGGCAGAGACCCCCGCGCCGGTGAGAGCCACGACATatctgaagagaaaaaacagtggagagaaaagatcgcaaatgtctctgcagcttgtCTTCGTTGTTTAGGCCAACCATCCCTAGCATGATCCGTGAAATTAACAAACCCCCAGCGAAACTCTCTGCATGAAACACTGGCCTACTGCCGCGGCAAGTGACTTCCCCTAGGTCGTAGGAGGACGCagcgacacagacgaaagTCGTGTTCTCTGTAGAGGAGAGAGGCTCAACCCATTATTTGGGGAGGAAAAGACGGTTTGCCTATAAATTCACTTGAGAGAGCAACGACAAAAGTCCATGTGGACCTACTTTGCCTTCCGAACGTCATCGGCGAGGTCTTCAAAAGAGATGAACgtcgtgtttttcttctggaaaTATGTTGCAGCTTGCCCCATGTCGTCTCTCTGGTGGTAGTCACTTCCCGCAGGTTCTGTTCCGGACATGAGGGAATCAGCTACTTCACTCCCATAAACTGAGTGCATCCAGACGATTCGAACGTCTGAATGGAAGTGAGAGAAGGTGgccgttctctgttttctcaaGTGACAGCTCGCTTTTTGAATCGGCTGCACGCGTAGAGTTGTAGACGCTCTCGTAGGTACAGCGACGAGAAACTGTTCATGAGGCTCAAAGAGGCACGCAAGGGTGAGCAGAAAACAACACGAAATAACCAAAAGGTTCATTCGTTGTTGGTTTTTTCACGAGAGCTACTAGAGGAAGAGGGGCCGCTCTGCGACTGCAGATTAGCGTCTTTCAGGGACGCGGAAGACCCTGCAGACGTCGAAACAGGCGGTTTCCGAAGTCGTAACGATTCTGGCGATATCGCGTGTGGAGACACCCCTCCCTTAAGCGCTGTCGTAGACTGCCCAGAAAGAGTGTCAGGGTAGAGCTTCTGCCTCTTAACTGGGGCCGATTTCACGGACGGCAATTTCACGGACGCTGTTTTGTTCGCTGCAAGATCTTTCAAGAAGTAAAACAGCCAAGCGGCAAATGCAAGAGCGTGGCAAATAACGATCAATGTGATGAACACATAGAGGAAAAACGGCATAGACACAAAATTCGTGCTGGCCCCACCTTCAggtcgcttttctcgcggtGAAGACCCCGCTTTGTCACCCTGAAGCACGCCACCAACAGTCTCAACAGCGTTCATCTTACTACAAACTAGTGAAAAACTGATTTGCCTGCTCACAGTTCCCCCTTCCGCTTTGCACAGAAAACGGCCAGATGACCGACCAAAAGAACCTCGAGTCTACAACTGTCTAGGCAAAGCGCATGCTGCGATTGCAAGGACCGAGGGAAGAAGCCTGTACATCCCCCCAAATTCGTGGAGAAATTACGGCAGACACGAATATAAAAAACACAGGAAATGTTACAGTTACTGTCGAAAAAACATACCTTCCTGACGGTCACACGCCGCTCCGTGTGCAGCAAGCGTCCAGCGTGCGCGCCTGCTGTTCACGACGTTTGCAGAGGCACTTCAGAGGGTTGAGGGTAAGAGGTAGGACCTTCCTTTCTAAGTAACCTATTACTTTATGTGTGAAATGACCTTCTTTCAGGACAAATGGTTTCAGGCTTACACACACAAGTGACGGGCAGTTTAGTGGGCGATCGGCACTGAGTGGTCCTCCACGTTGCAGGGAAGATTCTGGGCATTCTCCCCAGCACTTCAACACAAATCAACCAGAACTGCTACGTTCACAAGGAAACTGCGGCCTCAGGTCACATTTCCAAGCGAAATGACCCAATGACCAACGGATCCTGTATCATAGATGACACTTGTTGGCTTCGCACTGTACGCACACACAATCAGCACGCTGTTTCCTCATGACAGTGCCTTTAACTGCAGTAGCCTTCAGCCTACGTCCATCGGTACAACAAACTCTTCGTCTGGAATAAAATCTTTTTCTCAGACGGTGTAGGCAAATTCGCCTCAGGAGAGCATGAGCGCTGTCAACGAAGTAGGTGAAATACATCCACCGTGGCTCGCTCCCTGGGGTTTCTGTGGAGAAGGGCTACTTATCAGCGTCATTCTCCTGGAAACAATCACGATATGccttgctctttctcttttatATAATTCTTCTTTGTCACTGCCTAGCTCAAGTAGCGGAAGTGCCGTCCTAACACCCTCACGCCTGCACTCCAGTAACCGGCCCCCTTGAACTTTACGTGGTGGCTTGTTTTGGCAGCTGTATACTACAGGACATTCTGAAGCCGAAAGCGATATGTGAACAAGCTACAGAAAGCCCGTCCAAGAGTTGTTACAAACATACTGTAAAGTTATACCCTCTATTTTGTGGTAGCTCATACTGCAGATCTGTTAGTTCGTCCATTTGCTGATGGCGATCGTCAGCCTGTAGAAAGGTACCAACTGGCAGGTGCGCATTGGGTCGAAGGATTACTATCCTTCTATTGTGTACTGGAccagcgaaggaaaaagaagaacaaagcGAGTGTTATTCGTGATCCTGCGTTGTAAGACCTATCGTCATCACGGGTCGTTGCCCAGTCAGATGATGGAACGGTTCTCACCTGCTCCGGTCATCGTTGCTTGTAATACGGTTTTGTTCTGCAGTCACCGCACGCTCCGTCGCAATCTGTGTGCGAAGTTGTGGCTGGCACGAATCAATCAATTTTATCGAAGATGGTCACTTTACATCGAGTGGATGGTACGCCTGCATTCAAGCCGAATAGAAGATGACATTTTTTTTGTTCGTCATGTGTGGGGTTGGTAAAGTGTTTGTGCCTCTCGATTAccgcggagagacggagcGTACGATCAGGTAGCGTGGTCCTCTGCAGCGCAGCTCACGGGACGAGCGAGCCCGCTGCGAGAAAGCGGGTGTGTAGTCACCTGTAGTCACATACGCAAGGAAAACTCTTCTGGAGGATTTTCTCATGTTGACTTCCAAAGAGAGCCGTGGAATTCGGTTGCGTACTTGGCATTCGCGTTAATAGCGCAGTCCCCCTGTGTCTCCCCCCGCCTGGGTTGCAACGCGGTAGCAGCGAGCGAAGCCAATCCTCCTATAGTAGGTGTTAGGAGCAGTGCTGAGAGTCAACTCGGGTTTGCTGCGTCGTTTATCATCGTTTACGTATATTTTCCCGGCCCTTCACCTGCGAACGATCACGCATTTACTTTCTGTTCTTTGGACTGGGGCATTACCTGTAGGAGTGCAACCTCCGAGGGGCAAGCCACACACATTTCCAGCTCTGCCGCATGCAATGACGGACAGCCCCCCGAAGCAAAGACTTCGCGTGATATTCCTGCCATCTAAAGAACTACCTCTCTGTATGGATGGGAAAGCACCTGTATTCGTGGCGTGCGTTGGTTTTTGCGTCATTAGGCCCCCGTCTCGACTTCGTTCCCGTAGTAGCGCACGGTGGCTCCAGCGCTCGGGACAGGGATCAGCGAACAAGTCCAACTCAAGTAGCTTCGCTTCAATTTCGAGGGTGTAAAGGTGAAACTTCTTTTCGGGTGGTAGATTTGCACCTGAAAGTGCCTTTTTGTGGAGAGTTTCACGAGTTTAAAGAACAGCCCCTCGTTGAGGTGGATAGCACGTGTTCACCTGGTACAGCCAGCTGATGTGCAACCACAGGGTGTTTTGCATGCTACCACGTATTTTCTCATAAATGCAGAGCCGTTCCTTACACCGCCGTGAAGTCCATCGACTCGCGTTAGTCTTTTTTGCGCACCAGTGTATAAATCCCTCTAACTCAGCTACAGAGCCTGCGCCGTCGCGGCCTCCACACACTACGTGTTTCAGGCTTAGGAGGCTGGGTCCTCCTCGAGTGCTATTGCTCTCGTGATTCAGATGACAGGGATTGAGTGGGGAGACAGTTGTCCAGTGTTGACTCCGGAGAATCCCATCAGGTCACAAATACCTGTCCGGAGCGTTACAACAGCGTCATCTATCAGGCAGTGCTTCTAGTGTCA
Protein-coding regions in this window:
- a CDS encoding hypothetical protein (encoded by transcript TGME49_227015); the protein is MSAVNESPHAPSQSVCEVVAGTNQSILSKMVTLHRVDGPRLDFVPVVAHGGSSARDRDQRTSPTQVASLQFRGCKGETSFRVVDLHLKVPFCGEFHEFKEQPLVEVDSTCSPGTAS